A portion of the Zootoca vivipara chromosome 6, rZooViv1.1, whole genome shotgun sequence genome contains these proteins:
- the LOC118087956 gene encoding protein C19orf12 homolog has protein sequence MPIHVNDVIQLLCRLSEVRGMKAAIKHSGRGALMAGFGAFTGGLLGGAVGLAVGGALGALIAASMASGQFKPVPQIILELPPIEQQRLYEDVRAIVRNLEWMDVAQLTALVMGNSSLQEKLLMVVTNYITKEFGATIKYGK, from the exons ATGCCGATTCATGTGAATGATGTGATTCAACTTCTGTGCCGACTATCTGAAGTGCGGGGAATGAAGGCAGCCATCAAACATTCGGGACGAGGAGCACTTATGGCAGGTTTCGGCGCGTTCACTGGAGGCTTGTTGGGTGGAGCAGTTGGCCTTGCAGTGG GTGGGGCACTTGGTGCCTTGATCGCAGCCTCAATGGCCAGTGGACAATTTAAGCCCGTCCCTCAGATTATTCTGGAACTTCCTCCAATAGAGCAACAACGGCTTTATGAAGATGTCCGGGCCATTGTTAGGAACCTGGAATGGATGGATGTGGCACAGCTCACAGCACTGGTCATGGGAAACTCATCTCTTCAAGAGAAATTGCTCATGGTGGTGACAAACTACATCACCAAGGAGTTTGGAGCTACAATCAAGTATGGAAAGTAA
- the PLEKHF1 gene encoding pleckstrin homology domain-containing family F member 1: protein MVDHLANTEINSQRIATVESCFGASGQPLAIPGRVLLGEGILTKECRKKAKPRIFFLFNDILVYGSIVINRRKYSSQHIIPLDEVTLETLPDTLQMKNRWMIKTAKKSFVVSAASLTERKEWISHLEECIRHLLSKMGQQPPTEHAAPWIPDKATDICMRCTQTKFSALTRRHHCRKCGFVVCGDCSRQRFLMPRLSPKPLRVCNLCYKQLVAAQKESEDQPKIVHSPLAGYEPSSGDDSDRSDEDRVEQWSAEAEFYTSHTAWSSFHS, encoded by the coding sequence ATGGTAGACCATCTGGCCAACACTGAGATCAACAGCCAACGCATTGCGACTGTGGAGAGCTGCTTTGGAGCATCCGGCCAGCCGTTGGCCATACCTGGAAGGGTCCTCTTGGGCGAAGGGATTTTGACCAAAGAATGCCGGAAGAAAGCCAAACCGCGGATCTTCTTCCTGTTCAACGACATCCTTGTGTATGGAAGCATTGTGATCAACAGGAGGAAGTACAGCTCCCAGCACATCATACCGCTTGACGAAGTCACCCTGGAGACTTTGCCGGATACCCTGCAGATGAAGAACCGCTGGATGATCAAGACGGCCAAGAAGTCCTTCGTCGTTTCCGCCGCCTCCCTGACCGAGAGGAAAGAATGGATCAGCCACCTGGAGGAATGCATCCGCCACTTGCTGTCCAAGATGGGCCAGCAGCCCCCCACGGAACACGCCGCCCCCTGGATCCCGGACAAGGCCACCGACATCTGCATGCGCTGCACGCAAACCAAGTTCTCCGCTCTCACGCGCAGGCACCACTGTCGGAAGTGTGGCTTTGTGGTATGCGGAGACTGCTCTCGGCAAAGGTTCCTGATGCCCCGGCTGTCCCCGAAGCCTTTAAGGGTGTGCAACCTTTGCTACAAACAGCTGGTGGCAGCGCAAAAGGAGAGCGAGGACCAGCCGAAGATAGTCCATTCTCCTCTGGCTGGCTATGAGCCTTCCAGTGGAGATGACAGCGACAGGTCCGACGAGGACAGAGTGGAACAGTGGTCAGCGGAGGCAGAGTTTTACACATCCCACACAGCTTGGTCATCTTTCCATAGCTGA